The genome window CATATAAGCTCTGATATCTTCAGGTCAAGGATCATAAACGGTGCTGGACAATATACCCATTGAATGGCGCGATCTTCTGGATATAGGCGTGGTCAGCGTGCTTTTGTACCAGCTTATCCAGTTGGTGCGCGGTTCACGCGCCCTGGCGGTGCTGACCGGCCTTGGCGTGCTGACCCTTTTGTTCTTTTTTGCCAAGGCCATGGGGCTGTATACACTGAACTGGCTTTTGCAGCACATCTTCAGTTCCCTTTTCATCCTTATTGTGGTCATTTTTCAGTCCGACATCCGGCAGGCTCTGGGCGAAATGGGCACACGACGTCTGTTCCGCCGAAAGCAGCTTCTCAAGGACGGCGTGGAAGAAGTGGTCATGGCCTGCGTGGAAATGGCCCGCCTGCGTGTGGGCGCGCTTATTGTGGTTGAGCGCAGCATGCGCCTTGGCGACATGATCAAGCGCGAAGGCGTGCGCGTTGACGCGCAGCTTTCACGGCAACTGCTCATGAACATTTTTTATCCCAAAGCCCCTCTGCACGACGGCGCTGTGGTCATCAGCAACGGCAGGCTCATGGCCGCCGCCTGCATCCTTCCCCTGGCAGAGGCCAAGGGGCAGAGCTTCGGCACCCGCCACAGGGCGGCTCTCGGAGTGACGCTGGAAACGGACGCTGTCACCGTTGTGGTGTCAGAAGAGCGGGGCGAAATTTCTGTGGCCATGAAGGGCGAACTTATGCGCGCCCTGGATGCGGCCCGTTTGCGTGAGGTTCTCAATGACGTCCTCTAGGCTTTCCCGGCGTTCGCCGCACCTTATGTCCATGCTGGTGGCCGTGCTGGCCGCCGTGAGCATGTGGTACGTGGTCAGCGTGCGTGATCGCGTTGAAGCCCAGCTTGAAGTAACCCTGGACTACTACGGCATACCGGCCAATCTCGTGATTACCGATGGCCTCATAAACAAGGTTCTGGTTCGCCTGCGCGGGCCGGAAACCCTGTTGCGGTCCGTGACGCAGGGCAAGCTGATTCAGGCTGTTGACCTTTCCCATATCAAAAAAGGCGTTACTGTGGTGCCCCTGACCGCCGAACACCTGGGGCCGGGCTTTCGCGCTTTTGAGCTCATTGACGTGCAGCCGCCGCGTATTGTGGTTAAGGCTGACAATCTGATAGAGCGCTCGGTGCCGGTTCGCGTTGCGGTGGGTTCGTCCTTGAGCAACGGCGCGCTGACGGTGGAAAACGTCAGCGTCACTCCGGCCAACGTCACCTTGCGCGGGCCTGAGGCCATGGTGGAAGACATAGCCAGCGTGCCCGTGCCCATCCAGGCTGACCCCAAGGCCGCCGGCAGCACTGTGCAGCAGGTGGTGACGCTGGATACGC of Desulfovibrio sp. contains these proteins:
- a CDS encoding YbbR-like domain-containing protein, which codes for MTSSRLSRRSPHLMSMLVAVLAAVSMWYVVSVRDRVEAQLEVTLDYYGIPANLVITDGLINKVLVRLRGPETLLRSVTQGKLIQAVDLSHIKKGVTVVPLTAEHLGPGFRAFELIDVQPPRIVVKADNLIERSVPVRVAVGSSLSNGALTVENVSVTPANVTLRGPEAMVEDIASVPVPIQADPKAAGSTVQQVVTLDTPGLVTPIPPTVKVQYSITSGRAEVTRSCKVEVLAENHRQFTVTPAEVSVHIEVPEALVKNAQYLKQLEATVSPPDMAEGESRKVEIRFRLPEGMTLLNPGTEEVTISRKKK
- the cdaA gene encoding diadenylate cyclase CdaA translates to MDNIPIEWRDLLDIGVVSVLLYQLIQLVRGSRALAVLTGLGVLTLLFFFAKAMGLYTLNWLLQHIFSSLFILIVVIFQSDIRQALGEMGTRRLFRRKQLLKDGVEEVVMACVEMARLRVGALIVVERSMRLGDMIKREGVRVDAQLSRQLLMNIFYPKAPLHDGAVVISNGRLMAAACILPLAEAKGQSFGTRHRAALGVTLETDAVTVVVSEERGEISVAMKGELMRALDAARLREVLNDVL